The following are from one region of the Silene latifolia isolate original U9 population chromosome 9, ASM4854445v1, whole genome shotgun sequence genome:
- the LOC141598680 gene encoding uncharacterized protein LOC141598680 isoform X1 gives MFAQKPEMRVPKDTPLVSSPISSVNKFANDDNFVSKVMMQQNEVECSAQDVVNCEETQKADWGLTVEKSSDREQPLSANQIAAKAMQLRLKGKHEEADRLLKEAENIKVNQNACERMAKLRNDVSSSRYAAQDKSLQQKGKEDDSDIHLAQAIMKNKHYSMSTQADDEYEYDGESCKKKRKQGDGKTPGKSIVTQQDRCHFCFENRQRSEHLVVAIANLTYLMLPQFTPVAPGHCCIVTMQHELATRMVDDYVWEELRNFKKCLIMMFAKQGKEMIFLETVLRLSQQRRHCLIECIPLPQDIAKDGPLYFKKAIDEAESEWSQHNAKKLIDTSQKGLRVSIPKDFPYFHVEFGLDKGFVHVIDDETQFKSSFGLDVIRGMLPSLAEDMYRRRRYESTEIQKQTVAEFSKDWGPFDWTNQLRPSSTSPVI, from the exons ATGTTTGCTCAGAAACCTGAAATGAGGGTGCCAAAGGATACTCCACTCGTATCAAGTCCCATTTCCAGCGTAAATAAGTTTGCTAATGATGATAATTTTGTTAGCAAGGTCATGATGCAGCAAAATGAAGTTGAATGTAGCGCCCAAGATGTGGTGAATTGCGAAGAAACCCAGAAGGCAGACTGGGGCTTGACGGTGGAGAAATCCAGCGACCGTGAGCAACCTTTGAGCGCTAATCAGATTGCAGCAAAGGCTATGCAACTGCGATTGAAAGGCAAACATGAGGAGGCCGATCGACTATTG AAAGAAGCCGAAAACATTAAAGTCAACCAAAATGCGTGTGAGAGAATGGCAAAGCTTAGAAATGACGTCAGTTCTAGCAG ATATGCTGCACAAGATAAAAGTTTGCAGCAAAAGGGGAAGGAAGATGATAGTGACATTCACTTGGCTCAAGCTATAATGAAGAATAAGCATTATAGTATGTCTACTCAAGCTGATGACGAATACGAGTATGATGGAGAATcatgcaagaagaagaggaaacAAGGTGATGGGAAGACTCCGGGGAAGAGCATAGTTACCCAGCAGGATCGATGTCATTTCTGTTTTGAGAACCGTCAGCGATCTGAACATCTCGTTGTCGCTATAGCTAACTTGACTTACCTCATGCTACCACAATTCACACCAGTTGCCCCTGGCCATTGCTGTATAGTGACAATGCAG CATGAACTGGCGACTAGAATGGTGGATGATTACGTTTGGGAAGAACTTCGCAACTTCAAGAAATGCCTCATTATGATGTTTGCAAAGCAAGGCAAAGAAATGATATTTTTAGAAACAGTTCTGAGGTTGTCCCAACAACGCCGCCACTGTTTGATTGAATGCATTCCTTTGCCACAGGATATTGCAAAAGACGGACCTCTGTATTTTAAAAAG GCAATTGACGAGGCAGAATCAGAATGGAGCCAGCACAATGCCAAGAAACTAATCGACACAAGCCAGAAGGGACTGCGTGTTTCAATCCCCAAAGACTTCCCTTATTTCCATGTCGAGTTTGGACTGGACAAGGGATTTGTCCATGTGATCGACGATGAAACACAATTCAAGAGTAGTTTTGGTCTCGATGTTATTAGGGGCATGCTTCCGTCACTAGCTGAAGATATGTATCGTCGCAGGAGGTATGAATCAACGGAGATTCAAAAACAAACAGTTGCCGAGTTTTCTAAGGATTGGGGACCGTTTGATTGGACGAATCAACTCAGACCGAGTTCAACAAGTCCTGTAATTTGA
- the LOC141598680 gene encoding uncharacterized protein LOC141598680 isoform X2 — protein MMQQNEVECSAQDVVNCEETQKADWGLTVEKSSDREQPLSANQIAAKAMQLRLKGKHEEADRLLKEAENIKVNQNACERMAKLRNDVSSSRYAAQDKSLQQKGKEDDSDIHLAQAIMKNKHYSMSTQADDEYEYDGESCKKKRKQGDGKTPGKSIVTQQDRCHFCFENRQRSEHLVVAIANLTYLMLPQFTPVAPGHCCIVTMQHELATRMVDDYVWEELRNFKKCLIMMFAKQGKEMIFLETVLRLSQQRRHCLIECIPLPQDIAKDGPLYFKKAIDEAESEWSQHNAKKLIDTSQKGLRVSIPKDFPYFHVEFGLDKGFVHVIDDETQFKSSFGLDVIRGMLPSLAEDMYRRRRYESTEIQKQTVAEFSKDWGPFDWTNQLRPSSTSPVI, from the exons ATGATGCAGCAAAATGAAGTTGAATGTAGCGCCCAAGATGTGGTGAATTGCGAAGAAACCCAGAAGGCAGACTGGGGCTTGACGGTGGAGAAATCCAGCGACCGTGAGCAACCTTTGAGCGCTAATCAGATTGCAGCAAAGGCTATGCAACTGCGATTGAAAGGCAAACATGAGGAGGCCGATCGACTATTG AAAGAAGCCGAAAACATTAAAGTCAACCAAAATGCGTGTGAGAGAATGGCAAAGCTTAGAAATGACGTCAGTTCTAGCAG ATATGCTGCACAAGATAAAAGTTTGCAGCAAAAGGGGAAGGAAGATGATAGTGACATTCACTTGGCTCAAGCTATAATGAAGAATAAGCATTATAGTATGTCTACTCAAGCTGATGACGAATACGAGTATGATGGAGAATcatgcaagaagaagaggaaacAAGGTGATGGGAAGACTCCGGGGAAGAGCATAGTTACCCAGCAGGATCGATGTCATTTCTGTTTTGAGAACCGTCAGCGATCTGAACATCTCGTTGTCGCTATAGCTAACTTGACTTACCTCATGCTACCACAATTCACACCAGTTGCCCCTGGCCATTGCTGTATAGTGACAATGCAG CATGAACTGGCGACTAGAATGGTGGATGATTACGTTTGGGAAGAACTTCGCAACTTCAAGAAATGCCTCATTATGATGTTTGCAAAGCAAGGCAAAGAAATGATATTTTTAGAAACAGTTCTGAGGTTGTCCCAACAACGCCGCCACTGTTTGATTGAATGCATTCCTTTGCCACAGGATATTGCAAAAGACGGACCTCTGTATTTTAAAAAG GCAATTGACGAGGCAGAATCAGAATGGAGCCAGCACAATGCCAAGAAACTAATCGACACAAGCCAGAAGGGACTGCGTGTTTCAATCCCCAAAGACTTCCCTTATTTCCATGTCGAGTTTGGACTGGACAAGGGATTTGTCCATGTGATCGACGATGAAACACAATTCAAGAGTAGTTTTGGTCTCGATGTTATTAGGGGCATGCTTCCGTCACTAGCTGAAGATATGTATCGTCGCAGGAGGTATGAATCAACGGAGATTCAAAAACAAACAGTTGCCGAGTTTTCTAAGGATTGGGGACCGTTTGATTGGACGAATCAACTCAGACCGAGTTCAACAAGTCCTGTAATTTGA